TATTACCTCAATAGCCCTATCAGTTTCACTGGTATAGATTTCAATCCTTTCGCTGTTTCCTGCCAGCAATTGCCCAACTTTGCCCTGGTTTATTATTCTACCGTCTTTAATAATAGCTATATTGGTGCACAGCTGCTCAACTTCTTTAAGCAAATGGCTGGTGATAAAGAAGGTTGTTTCCCTGTCTGCAGCCATTTTTCTAATAAGCTCTCGCACTTCGATCATACCCTGAGGATCTAACCCATTCATAGGTTCATCAAGGAAGACCAACTTCGGTTTGTTTATAAATGCCCTGGCAATCCCCAACCGCTGCTTCATACCGAGGGAATAGGTGCTGACTGGCTGCCCCACTGCGTGGGTAAGCCCGACGATTTCAATTAGCTCATTTATTCTTTCCTTGGGGATTTGGGGATGTAGGTTAGCGATAAGAAGAAGGTTCTGGTACCCAGTAAGATGCAGGTAAAACTTAGGGGTTTCTACCACCGAACCAACGAAGGAAATTGCCCGGGAAAAATCTTTTTTAATGTCAAAACCATTGATTCTCACCACGCCTTGGTCAGGGTGGATTAGGTTGAGGATCATCCTAATGGTTGTTGTTTTGCCAGCCCCGTTTGGACCTAAAAAACCAAAAATCTCCCCCGCAGCAACTTTGAGGCTAACTCTATCCACAGCTTTCTTTTGGTCAAATGACTTACTCAGATCTGACACTTCAAGGATATATTCCATCATTAACGAACCCGCCGTTCATAAAAAGATTGGTTCTTTACAAATCTATTCTGTGCTAAAAAACTGCCTCAGGTACGGTCCTCATCAAGCCATTTAGGTATCCTTGGCGGGCAATAGGAGCGGAGACCTTCCAGCAGCAGATAGGAATCTTCTCTAATGATTAACATAGACTTATACTCTGCCCGCAAAAACCCCTCGGCAACCATTATGAGAAATCAGGAATTCGGGGGACACCATACTAAATTATCTAGCAGACGAGTGTTTCCTTCCTAATACCCCATAATTCGGTATGGTGTCCCCATAATTACCCCATAATTACCCGAAATACTGCTTTAGCACCTGAAGTTTATTCTGCATGCAAATCCGCCTCCAAAAGACGCCCTGTTTGTTACAGGGAGCGCAATGGCAGGGCCATGCGCCTTAACCCGGTAACGGCCATGAGACAATATTAAGCTTGCCAATAATTCAGATTAAGGGGCGGTTTGGTAAGCGCTACATGAATAAAGTCCGCATTATTTAGCCACTCCTGCTGGTCGGCGCTGCTGACCAGTACCGGCATCCGGTCATGAATAAAAGCTAGCTCAGGCACCGCCGGTCTGGTTATAATCACAAAGGTTGGAAGTGGCAAATCCTTTTCATGCCGGTAAAGCCCGGCCATGAAGAACGGGGTGCGCAAAGCAATGGCGTACCTGTTCTTTTTCCCTTCCGAATTTTTCCATTCAAAATAATAGCTTACAGGAATCAGGCAGCGGTGCATGAAAAAATGTCGACGAAACATGGTTTTTTCCGTGACGGTTTCGGCTCGGGCATTTATTACCCTGCCTTTACCGTCAAATCGCGAAAATCCCCATCCCATAAGTTCTGCTGAACCAGCGGTCAGTACAGGGGCAATATTTGTCGGGAAGATTTCTCCGGTTTTCATTAAAGTCAACAGGGGGTTGTCTTTGTACCGCTCGTTGACTTGCCCGATGATTTTTATTATTTCCAGGTTTTCTTCAGTAAGAGCAAGAAAATATCGTCCACACATGATAACGAGTGCCTCCTTGAATATTTGCTCCTGAGCAATATCCACTGTCATCTTTAAAGGCAACTGCTATTTGGCCCTTTCCTGTACATCGGGATGGATAGTGTTTAGTTTTTTCGTATTCCGTCCTTATCGAAGTGTTTATGTAAAGCTACCGTAGTTGGAAATGTTATAAAATCGCATGGAAAATAGACCTGATCACACCCCGCGCCATGCAGGTATATCATTACTGGGTAAGTAATATTCGTCAATTACTGTACATTATTTGATTCCAGCTTAGTTTTGTCCGTCGCGGAAAATAAGCCTTGTGCGCCAATAACCAAAGTGCTCCCTTTAACTTCACTCAATGACTGAAGCAGCCGTAATTGATAAAGCGCCGGGTTATTCTCCAGCATTTTGGCGGCATTGGCCAGATTCCTCAGTGCCGCTGTCTCGCCGCGGGCCTTCTCTAGGGCCGCCACGCCTTCCTGCCTGGCCAGAAGCACCTG
This sequence is a window from Syntrophomonadaceae bacterium. Protein-coding genes within it:
- a CDS encoding ABC transporter ATP-binding protein yields the protein MMEYILEVSDLSKSFDQKKAVDRVSLKVAAGEIFGFLGPNGAGKTTTIRMILNLIHPDQGVVRINGFDIKKDFSRAISFVGSVVETPKFYLHLTGYQNLLLIANLHPQIPKERINELIEIVGLTHAVGQPVSTYSLGMKQRLGIARAFINKPKLVFLDEPMNGLDPQGMIEVRELIRKMAADRETTFFITSHLLKEVEQLCTNIAIIKDGRIINQGKVGQLLAGNSERIEIYTSETDRAIEVIQNLVYVKNVISFGNRLVVELDRGCSAQLNSFLVSKNIGVQYLIPNNQSLEDFFIRQTQGG
- a CDS encoding SOS response-associated peptidase, producing MCGRYFLALTEENLEIIKIIGQVNERYKDNPLLTLMKTGEIFPTNIAPVLTAGSAELMGWGFSRFDGKGRVINARAETVTEKTMFRRHFFMHRCLIPVSYYFEWKNSEGKKNRYAIALRTPFFMAGLYRHEKDLPLPTFVIITRPAVPELAFIHDRMPVLVSSADQQEWLNNADFIHVALTKPPLNLNYWQA